A stretch of Saccharothrix texasensis DNA encodes these proteins:
- a CDS encoding phosphatase PAP2 family protein: MIGTLIGLVLALASVVLGLTVRHAPPALDEGLRQDAVELGAGFVHASTVVSFVLSPGLATIALVSLALRAFLAKDLLLARCAVLLAVCWSTVFARYWYQRVRPIEFPKWAYPSGHVTAVTAVAFTAVVLCAWLARRHLRLAVVAGCAAVLVTAASRVVLEMHWFTDTVGAVLAVVGVGLVVSRALGLVPVGVVSRREQS; this comes from the coding sequence GTGATCGGCACGCTGATCGGCCTCGTGCTGGCACTCGCCTCGGTGGTGCTGGGCCTCACCGTCCGGCACGCGCCGCCGGCGCTCGACGAAGGGCTGCGGCAGGACGCGGTGGAGTTGGGCGCCGGGTTCGTGCACGCGTCGACGGTGGTGAGCTTCGTGCTCAGCCCCGGGTTGGCGACGATCGCGCTGGTCTCGCTGGCGCTGCGCGCGTTCCTGGCGAAGGACCTGCTGCTGGCGCGGTGCGCCGTCCTGTTGGCGGTGTGCTGGTCGACGGTGTTCGCCCGGTACTGGTACCAGCGGGTCCGGCCGATCGAGTTCCCGAAGTGGGCCTACCCGAGCGGGCACGTCACGGCGGTCACGGCGGTCGCGTTCACGGCCGTGGTGCTGTGCGCGTGGCTGGCCCGCCGGCACTTGAGGCTGGCGGTGGTGGCGGGGTGCGCGGCGGTGCTCGTGACGGCGGCCAGCCGGGTGGTGCTGGAGATGCACTGGTTCACCGACACGGTGGGCGCGGTGCTGGCGGTCGTCGGGGTCGGGCTGGTCGTCTCCCGTGCCCTGGGGTTGGTGCCCGTGGGCGTAGTGTCGAGACGTGAGCAGTCCTGA
- a CDS encoding TIGR01777 family oxidoreductase — protein MRVVVAGSSGLIGTSVVAALRGAGHEVLRLVRRRPSAPDERGWDPSAGRIDVGALDGVDAVVNLCGAGVADKRWSDARKQVLLDSRTVPTEVLAAAVAGHGVPVLVNASAIGYYGDTGDEVVDETSPSGTGFLAELCRQWEAATGAADDHARVVRMRTGLVISPAGGLFGKIKPLFTVFLGGRLGDGRQYMPWISLDDAVAAIRFLVENDVSGPVNVTAPSPVTNAEFTRTVGHALHRPTPWVAPAFALKAVLGEVAEEGLLAGQRAVPRVLEQRGFQFLHPALGAAVAAAVER, from the coding sequence ATGCGTGTTGTGGTCGCGGGATCGTCGGGCTTGATCGGCACCAGTGTGGTGGCCGCGTTGCGCGGTGCCGGGCACGAGGTCCTGCGGCTGGTTCGGCGGCGGCCCTCGGCGCCCGATGAGCGTGGTTGGGACCCGTCGGCCGGGCGGATCGACGTGGGTGCGCTGGACGGTGTGGACGCGGTGGTCAACCTCTGCGGGGCCGGCGTCGCGGACAAGCGGTGGAGTGACGCGCGCAAGCAGGTGTTGCTGGACAGCCGCACGGTGCCGACCGAGGTGTTGGCGGCGGCAGTGGCGGGGCACGGCGTTCCGGTGCTGGTCAACGCCAGTGCGATCGGGTACTACGGCGACACCGGTGACGAGGTCGTGGACGAGACCAGTCCCTCGGGCACCGGGTTCCTGGCGGAGTTGTGCCGCCAGTGGGAGGCGGCGACCGGGGCCGCGGATGATCACGCGCGGGTGGTGAGGATGCGCACGGGGTTGGTCATCAGTCCCGCCGGCGGGTTGTTCGGGAAGATCAAGCCGTTGTTCACGGTCTTCCTGGGTGGGCGGCTCGGTGACGGGCGGCAGTACATGCCGTGGATCTCGTTGGACGACGCCGTCGCGGCCATCCGGTTCCTGGTGGAGAACGACGTGTCGGGGCCGGTGAACGTCACCGCGCCCAGTCCGGTGACCAATGCCGAGTTCACCCGGACGGTGGGTCATGCGCTGCACCGGCCGACACCGTGGGTGGCGCCGGCGTTCGCGTTGAAGGCCGTGCTGGGCGAGGTGGCCGAGGAAGGGCTGCTGGCCGGTCAGCGGGCCGTGCCCAGGGTGTTGGAGCAGCGCGGCTTCCAGTTCCTGCACCCCGCGCTCGGTGCGGCCGTGGCGGCGGCCGTCGAGAGGTGA
- the lipB gene encoding lipoyl(octanoyl) transferase LipB: protein MSSPDLSCRTSTDPIEVRELGTIDYLAAWELQRELAEARADGAIGDTVLLLEHPPVYTCGRRTEPEERPKGGDVPVIDVDRGGKITWHGPGQLVGYPIVGLAEPLDVVQYVRRLEQALIHVCDQLGVRTGRVEGRSGVWIPADERGGERKVAAIGIRVQRGVTMHGFEINCDADLAAFGDIIPCGIRDAGVASLSRELGREVTVAEVLPLARQAVIDALNGDLPLTERTLAREQPVAAGVTFAVQAG, encoded by the coding sequence GTGAGCAGTCCTGACCTTTCCTGCCGCACCTCGACGGACCCGATCGAGGTGCGCGAGCTGGGCACCATCGACTACCTGGCCGCGTGGGAGCTGCAACGGGAGCTCGCCGAGGCCCGCGCGGACGGCGCGATCGGCGACACGGTGTTGCTGCTGGAGCACCCGCCCGTCTACACGTGCGGCCGGCGCACCGAACCCGAGGAGCGACCGAAGGGCGGCGACGTCCCGGTCATCGACGTGGACCGGGGCGGCAAGATCACCTGGCACGGTCCGGGGCAGCTGGTCGGCTACCCGATCGTGGGGTTGGCCGAGCCGTTGGACGTGGTGCAGTACGTGCGGCGGTTGGAACAGGCGTTGATCCACGTGTGCGATCAGCTGGGCGTGCGCACGGGCCGGGTCGAAGGCCGCAGCGGCGTGTGGATCCCGGCCGACGAGCGAGGCGGGGAGCGCAAGGTCGCGGCGATCGGCATCCGGGTGCAGCGGGGCGTCACCATGCACGGGTTCGAGATCAACTGCGACGCCGACCTGGCCGCGTTCGGCGACATCATCCCGTGTGGCATCCGGGACGCGGGCGTGGCGTCGCTGTCGCGGGAGCTGGGGCGCGAGGTCACCGTCGCCGAGGTGCTGCCGCTGGCGCGCCAGGCCGTCATCGACGCGCTGAACGGCGACCTGCCGTTGACCGAGCGCACGCTGGCGCGGGAGCAGCCGGTGGCGGCCGGGGTGACGTTCGCCGTCCAGGCGGGCTGA
- a CDS encoding LLM class F420-dependent oxidoreductase has protein sequence MDLRIFTEPQQGASYDQLLAVARTAEAAGYSAFFRSDHYLKMGDGDGLPGPTDAWITLAGLARDTSTIRLGTLMTAATFRHPGPLAISVAQVDQMSGGRVEFGFGAGWFEAEHTAYGLPFPSTVERFERYEEQLEVITGLWRTPVGQTYDFAGKHYALADSPALPKPVDRIPVLVGGTGRKRTPALAARFADEFNLPFQPVDNAVEVLARVDAACADIGRDPKEITRSAALVVCVGRDDAEVARRAAAIGREVAELRENGLAGTPDEVVDKLGAWRGRTGISRAYLQVLDLADLDHVELIAEAVAPQLRS, from the coding sequence GTGGACCTCCGCATCTTCACCGAGCCCCAGCAAGGGGCCTCCTACGACCAGTTGCTGGCGGTGGCGCGCACCGCCGAGGCGGCCGGCTACAGCGCGTTCTTCCGCTCCGACCACTACCTCAAGATGGGTGACGGCGACGGCCTGCCCGGCCCCACCGACGCCTGGATCACGCTCGCCGGCCTCGCCCGCGACACCAGCACGATCCGACTCGGCACGCTGATGACCGCGGCCACCTTCCGCCACCCCGGCCCGCTGGCCATCTCCGTGGCGCAGGTGGACCAGATGTCCGGCGGCCGGGTCGAGTTCGGCTTCGGCGCGGGGTGGTTCGAGGCCGAGCACACCGCCTACGGCCTGCCGTTCCCGTCCACGGTCGAGCGCTTCGAGCGGTACGAGGAGCAGCTGGAGGTCATCACCGGCCTCTGGCGCACGCCGGTCGGCCAGACCTACGACTTCGCCGGCAAGCACTACGCCCTGGCGGACTCGCCGGCGCTGCCCAAGCCCGTGGACCGGATCCCGGTGCTGGTCGGCGGCACGGGCCGCAAGCGCACCCCCGCGCTCGCGGCGCGGTTCGCCGACGAGTTCAACCTGCCGTTCCAGCCGGTGGACAACGCCGTCGAGGTGCTGGCCCGGGTGGACGCGGCGTGCGCGGACATCGGCCGCGACCCGAAGGAGATCACCCGCTCCGCGGCCCTGGTGGTGTGCGTGGGCCGGGACGACGCCGAGGTCGCCCGCCGGGCCGCCGCGATCGGCCGCGAGGTGGCCGAACTGCGCGAGAACGGCCTGGCCGGCACGCCGGACGAGGTGGTCGACAAGCTCGGCGCGTGGCGCGGGCGCACCGGCATCAGCCGGGCCTACCTCCAGGTCCTCGACCTGGCCGACCTCGACCACGTCGAGCTGATCGCGGAGGCCGTCGCGCCTCAGCTGCGCAGCTGA
- a CDS encoding TetR/AcrR family transcriptional regulator: MRSRRLDYSESTRQALVDSAVELFTKRGYAGTSLDEVAKRARLTKGALYHHFSGKQALFEAAFDSVETKFIEKLGEIVSAPGDPWETAIAGLRAYVRVCLEPAYQRIVIHEAPVVMGWERWREAEEHFSYGLLRSTIEVLVTSGELVQLPVETMSRLLFGALSAGASTIAGASDPRKASAEVERTIVRVVEGLRVTPVPAGVGAPPVEEKRSRSRRR; encoded by the coding sequence GTGCGGTCTAGGCGGTTGGACTACTCGGAGTCGACGAGGCAGGCCCTCGTGGACAGTGCCGTCGAGCTGTTCACCAAACGGGGGTACGCGGGCACTTCGCTCGACGAGGTGGCGAAACGGGCCCGCCTCACCAAGGGCGCGCTCTACCACCACTTCAGCGGCAAGCAGGCGTTGTTCGAGGCCGCCTTCGACTCGGTGGAGACCAAGTTCATCGAGAAGCTCGGCGAGATCGTCAGCGCGCCCGGCGACCCGTGGGAGACCGCCATCGCGGGCCTGCGCGCGTACGTGCGGGTCTGCCTGGAGCCCGCCTACCAGCGGATCGTGATCCACGAGGCGCCGGTGGTGATGGGCTGGGAGCGCTGGCGCGAGGCCGAGGAGCACTTCAGCTACGGCCTGCTGCGCTCCACGATCGAGGTCTTGGTCACGTCCGGCGAGCTGGTGCAGCTGCCGGTGGAGACGATGAGCCGCCTGCTGTTCGGGGCGCTCTCGGCGGGCGCCAGCACCATCGCCGGCGCCTCGGACCCGCGCAAGGCCAGCGCCGAGGTGGAGCGCACCATCGTCCGCGTCGTCGAAGGCCTGCGGGTCACGCCCGTCCCGGCCGGCGTCGGCGCCCCGCCGGTCGAGGAGAAGCGCTCGCGGTCACGCCGCCGGTGA
- a CDS encoding ArsR/SmtB family transcription factor, with translation MDLVQRLAELEQRVAALEGDEREARPSDGTDGGAFGYGGQVALGDGQVSWQIDVTPERALSLPDRPRIEVLSALAHPVRVEIVRTLLARGAQPATALQEAARLGSTGQLYHHLKALTGSGLVEQDKRGTYRLRSAATVPVLVLLTAASDVAGQLRS, from the coding sequence ATGGACCTGGTGCAGCGACTTGCCGAGCTGGAGCAGCGCGTGGCCGCGCTGGAGGGCGACGAGCGGGAGGCGCGTCCGTCGGACGGGACCGACGGCGGCGCGTTCGGCTACGGCGGGCAGGTGGCGCTGGGCGACGGCCAGGTCTCGTGGCAGATCGACGTGACGCCGGAGCGCGCGCTGTCGTTGCCCGACCGGCCGCGGATCGAGGTGCTGTCCGCGTTGGCGCACCCGGTTCGGGTGGAGATCGTGCGCACGCTGCTCGCCCGGGGCGCCCAGCCCGCGACGGCGTTGCAGGAGGCCGCCCGGCTCGGGTCGACCGGCCAGCTCTACCACCACCTGAAGGCGTTGACCGGGTCCGGCCTGGTGGAGCAGGACAAGCGCGGGACCTACCGGCTGCGGTCCGCCGCGACCGTGCCCGTGCTCGTCCTGCTCACCGCCGCCTCGGACGTGGCGGGTCAGCTGCGCAGCTGA